In Oncorhynchus masou masou isolate Uvic2021 unplaced genomic scaffold, UVic_Omas_1.1 unplaced_scaffold_1905, whole genome shotgun sequence, a single window of DNA contains:
- the LOC135532548 gene encoding complement C1q-like protein 2, which yields MRTFVALLFVLCSCLSELQVFQSRDIDKKPIFMETTQRASESQVEEQRVLLQELRAIVAQQSTKLNEMGATVEELKRENRERPKVAFSASLSESKGPNSDDVILAYKHVFINIGEAYSPVTGIFRAPVNGVYYFTYTAFTTSSKGRRVSLYKNGLVMVTVTDDVSDSEDGGTNGVTLQLDAGDEVYTRLMEGFNIFDDNNHHSTFTGFLLFT from the coding sequence TCGTCGCTCTACTGTTTGTTCTCTGCAGCTGTCTCTCTGAGCTGCAGGTTTTTCAAAGTAGAGACATTGACAAGAAGCCAATCTTTATGGAAACCACACAGCGGGCCAGCGAGAGCCAGGTGGAGGAACAGAGAGTCCTACTCCAGGAGCTGAGAGCCATTGTGGCTCAACAGAGCACCAAACTGAATGAGATGGGAGCCACCGTGGAggaactgaagagagagaacagagagagaccgaaggtGGCCTTCTCAGCCTCGTTGTCTGAATCCAAAGGACCAAATAGTGATGATGTCATCCTGGCCTACAAACACGTCTTCATCAATATTGGTGAGGCTTACAGTCCGGTGACGGGTATCTTCAGAGCACCGGTTAATGGAGTCTACTACTTCACATACACTGCCTTTACAACCTCCAGCAAGGGGAGAAGAGTGTCGCTGTATAAAAATGGACTTGTAATGGTGACTGTGACCGATGACGTTTCGGACTCGGAGGACGGTGGAACCAATGGTGTAACACTGCAGTTGGATGCAGGAGACGAGGTCTACACTCGTCTGATGGAAGGATTTAACATCTTTGATGACAATAATCACCACAGCACCTTCACTGGCTTTCTGCTCTTCACTTAG